The following proteins are co-located in the Flectobacillus major DSM 103 genome:
- a CDS encoding class I SAM-dependent methyltransferase, translating into MKVSVNSNLQSAYSNQYLNETAQWRGLGAIQKAQNIKDITQGYTFNKVLEVGAGDGSVLLELSKVSFAKEFSALEISESGVDKIKEKQIPNLVSVMLFDGYSLPFADKSFDLVILTHVLEHVEHERLLLKELHRVAKYLVIEVPKDYRFGADKKVKHFLSYGHINLYTPTSLKFLLKTENFIIHRELTRLYNKGTFLFGKTSFIHRLKAYLVYYFKYVFINTPFPYINHKFINTITLLVEAENTSISIF; encoded by the coding sequence ATGAAAGTATCCGTTAATAGTAATCTACAATCAGCGTACAGCAATCAGTACCTCAACGAAACAGCACAATGGCGAGGCTTGGGGGCTATTCAAAAAGCCCAAAATATCAAAGATATTACCCAAGGATATACTTTCAATAAGGTATTGGAAGTAGGAGCAGGCGATGGCAGTGTATTACTAGAACTTAGCAAGGTATCGTTTGCCAAAGAGTTTTCAGCTTTAGAAATTTCGGAAAGTGGTGTGGACAAAATCAAAGAAAAGCAGATTCCCAATTTGGTATCGGTAATGTTATTTGATGGGTATTCATTACCTTTTGCAGACAAATCCTTTGATTTGGTGATACTGACGCACGTTCTAGAGCACGTAGAACACGAACGCCTCTTACTAAAAGAACTGCATCGGGTAGCAAAGTATTTGGTCATAGAAGTACCTAAAGACTATAGGTTTGGGGCAGACAAAAAGGTAAAACACTTTTTGTCGTATGGTCATATCAACCTTTATACACCTACATCGTTGAAGTTTTTACTAAAAACCGAAAACTTTATTATCCATCGCGAGCTTACCCGCCTTTATAACAAAGGTACTTTCTTGTTTGGCAAAACCTCTTTTATACATCGGCTAAAGGCTTATCTGGTTTATTATTTCAAGTATGTTTTTATCAATACGCCTTTTCCGTATATCAATCATAAATTTATTAATACCATTACCTTGCTGGTAGAAGCCGAAAATACCAGTATCTCTATTTTCTAA
- a CDS encoding CPBP family intramembrane glutamic endopeptidase, with protein METKNAFIEQANLGENKLWQYIVGFVVVLLGLILFSYPQVLVTDLHTQKPTVASHWYLMIAILSFIGGILALWFWLSQMHRRPLVSLITPNSSVNWTRVLYSGLLWFGCTVVIEMVFYGFDPSMYRFSLNLEQWIPTFVVGIIFIPIQSSCEELIFRGYLLQGIGSRNIVVGVLVSSILFGLMHSFNPETQKVGFALAMSYYISVGLFFALLTYFDQKMELALGIHASNNIYSFLFVSYPDSALPSPSVFSLTSLNFSLMILGWGIAVVLYVLIARKVFHLKFGTN; from the coding sequence ATGGAAACAAAGAATGCCTTTATTGAGCAAGCCAACCTTGGAGAAAACAAACTTTGGCAATATATAGTAGGCTTTGTGGTGGTACTATTGGGTTTAATCCTATTTTCGTATCCACAAGTACTTGTTACCGACCTTCATACCCAAAAACCTACGGTGGCTTCTCACTGGTATTTGATGATAGCTATTTTGAGCTTTATTGGAGGTATTTTGGCATTATGGTTTTGGCTTTCGCAAATGCACCGCAGGCCATTAGTATCGCTAATAACTCCCAATAGTAGCGTGAATTGGACACGGGTGCTGTATTCGGGCTTGTTGTGGTTTGGGTGTACTGTTGTTATAGAAATGGTTTTTTATGGTTTTGACCCAAGTATGTATCGTTTTAGCCTAAACTTAGAGCAATGGATACCTACATTTGTGGTAGGAATAATATTTATTCCTATTCAATCATCGTGCGAAGAGTTGATTTTCAGAGGGTATTTATTGCAAGGTATTGGTTCTCGAAATATTGTGGTGGGGGTACTCGTAAGTTCTATCCTGTTTGGGCTTATGCACAGTTTTAACCCCGAAACCCAGAAGGTGGGTTTTGCTTTGGCCATGAGTTATTACATAAGTGTAGGGTTATTTTTTGCCCTATTAACCTATTTTGACCAAAAAATGGAACTTGCTTTAGGGATTCATGCTTCTAATAATATCTATTCGTTTCTGTTTGTTTCGTATCCCGATAGTGCTTTGCCTTCACCATCTGTGTTTTCGTTAACGTCGCTTAATTTTTCTTTGATGATTTTGGGCTGGGGTATTGCTGTTGTATTATATGTGCTGATTGCCAGAAAGGTGTTTCATTTGAAGTTTGGGACAAACTAA
- a CDS encoding MOSC domain-containing protein, producing the protein MQLSEIWIYPIKSLGGIRLTQANILERGLENDRRWMLVDEKGVFLTQRQFAQLALFQPSIQHGQVTVVHRPSNEAIIFGINEYLAEQFDVIVWDDTMPANEVNTKVSDWFSKKLDMSVRLVYMPDTTERKVDPQYALNTADITSFSDGYPILIIGQASLDDLNNKLSSPIPINRFRPNFVFTSGQPFEEETWHEFTIGTTTFWGVKPCSRCIMTTVDHEKGEKTGKDPLYTLSKYRKVGNKILFGQNLLIGNTGTVTVGDAIVVQSTRVLPKFKID; encoded by the coding sequence ATGCAACTATCAGAAATCTGGATTTATCCTATAAAATCATTGGGTGGTATTCGTCTAACACAAGCAAACATTTTGGAAAGAGGTTTGGAAAATGACCGCAGGTGGATGCTTGTTGATGAAAAAGGTGTTTTTTTGACACAACGACAGTTTGCTCAATTGGCCTTATTTCAGCCAAGTATTCAACATGGGCAAGTAACCGTTGTCCATCGTCCTAGTAATGAGGCTATTATTTTTGGTATCAACGAATATTTGGCCGAGCAATTTGATGTAATAGTGTGGGACGATACCATGCCTGCCAACGAGGTGAATACAAAGGTGAGTGATTGGTTTTCAAAAAAACTAGATATGTCGGTACGTTTGGTATATATGCCCGATACCACAGAGCGAAAAGTAGACCCTCAGTATGCCTTGAATACAGCCGATATTACGTCTTTTTCAGATGGTTATCCTATCCTTATTATAGGCCAAGCCTCTTTGGACGACCTCAATAATAAACTTTCTTCGCCTATTCCGATTAATCGCTTTCGTCCAAATTTTGTCTTTACTAGTGGACAGCCATTTGAGGAAGAAACATGGCATGAATTTACGATAGGCACAACTACCTTTTGGGGAGTAAAACCCTGTTCAAGGTGTATTATGACGACAGTCGACCATGAGAAGGGAGAAAAAACAGGGAAAGACCCACTTTACACTTTGTCGAAATACCGAAAAGTAGGTAACAAAATATTATTTGGTCAAAACCTTTTGATTGGAAACACAGGAACTGTAACTGTTGGTGATGCTATTGTGGTACAATCAACTAGAGTTTTACCAAAGTTTAAAATAGATTAA
- a CDS encoding MFS transporter, translating to MMSKPPPPHEIKVRQSPYIALKYPQFVAYMFANSLFTMALLIQEVILGYELYKITHDPLALGLIGLAEALPYISLALFGGHFADRRNKKTILMVSLSVIILGSVILVWATHSSAKLAHEQMLFLIYSVIFLIGLAKGFYSPASSSLNPFLVPIEVFANATTWSSSFWQAGAILGPGLAGFLYAYLGLTHSLWVVTGLLLVVMILISTITAPPIPEQKEEKVNIFKSLKEGIVFVFKTKIILYSISLDLFSVLFGGVIALLPIFAEDILKVGAEGLGILRAAPSVGAILTMFVMVYFPPLNNAWRNLLLAVVGFGLATLVFALSTNFWLSVIALFLTGAFDSVSVIIRQTVLRFFTPDEMRGRVSAVNGIFVSSSNELGAFESGLLAKLMGTIPSVVFGGAMTVIIVSVVWLRSKELFKMKIAH from the coding sequence ATGATGAGTAAACCACCACCACCCCATGAAATAAAGGTTAGGCAGTCGCCGTATATTGCCTTAAAATATCCACAGTTTGTGGCATACATGTTTGCCAATAGTCTTTTTACTATGGCTTTATTGATTCAGGAAGTAATTCTTGGATACGAGCTTTACAAAATTACGCACGACCCTCTTGCTTTGGGGCTTATAGGTTTAGCAGAGGCTTTACCCTATATTTCACTGGCATTATTTGGCGGGCATTTTGCCGATCGTCGCAACAAAAAAACCATCTTGATGGTAAGCTTATCGGTGATTATATTGGGGTCAGTCATTTTGGTATGGGCTACACATTCTAGTGCAAAGCTAGCACATGAGCAAATGCTCTTTTTGATTTATAGCGTTATCTTTTTGATTGGTTTGGCTAAAGGGTTTTATAGCCCAGCGTCGTCGTCGCTCAATCCCTTTTTAGTACCTATCGAAGTATTTGCCAATGCAACAACGTGGTCGAGTTCTTTTTGGCAGGCAGGGGCTATTTTAGGGCCAGGGTTGGCAGGGTTTCTTTATGCGTATTTGGGTTTAACGCATTCTCTTTGGGTAGTTACGGGGTTGCTGTTGGTAGTGATGATTCTTATTAGTACAATCACCGCACCGCCAATTCCTGAGCAAAAGGAAGAAAAAGTTAATATTTTCAAGAGCCTGAAAGAAGGTATCGTGTTTGTTTTCAAAACCAAAATAATATTATATTCTATTTCATTAGACTTGTTTTCGGTATTATTTGGTGGGGTAATAGCCTTGCTACCTATTTTTGCCGAAGATATTCTAAAAGTAGGAGCAGAGGGCTTGGGTATTTTGCGGGCTGCTCCATCGGTTGGGGCTATACTTACTATGTTTGTTATGGTATATTTCCCTCCATTAAACAACGCTTGGCGAAACTTATTGCTAGCAGTAGTAGGCTTTGGCTTAGCTACATTGGTATTTGCATTATCTACCAATTTTTGGTTATCGGTCATAGCTCTATTTCTTACGGGAGCATTTGATAGTGTTAGCGTTATTATTCGTCAAACAGTACTACGCTTTTTTACACCCGACGAAATGCGAGGAAGGGTATCGGCTGTAAATGGTATTTTTGTAAGTTCATCCAACGAGCTAGGAGCATTTGAGTCGGGCTTATTGGCCAAGCTGATGGGTACAATACCATCGGTGGTATTTGGCGGAGCTATGACTGTCATCATCGTTTCGGTGGTGTGGCTTCGTTCAAAAGAACTTTTCAAAATGAAAATAGCCCATTGA